The following proteins are co-located in the Candidatus Woesearchaeota archaeon genome:
- the alaS gene encoding alanine--tRNA ligase: MIPDRDIKKIFKEKASREPDKYYATGVLAAEGFKRARCGNCSRFFWSTTESKVCGDPACSGGFRFFDSPPAKKRLTYIEIWQEFARHFRKLGYTPIERYPVVARWREDTDFVQASIYDFQPYVVSGEVEPPANPLVVPQFCLRFNDIDNVGITGSHNTGFVMIGQHAFVPPKDYDQPKYFRDIQSWLKEGIGLPNHEITFHEDAWAGGGNFGPCMEFFSRGLELGNQVYMSYEQTPGPVGYKELSLKVLDMGMGQERNAWFTQAKSTSYETTFPTVCEFLYKRTGITPNRDILRKFLPYSSYLNIDEVESIDKTWQFVAGKVGTDVQALKNEVLPLAAIYSIADHSRSLLFALNDGALPSNVGGGYNLRVILRRALSFIDQYNWDIDLPELCKMHAAYLKPIFPEVSKNLNEVTQILEVERKKYIATREKTGQIVSSLLKHGEISNEKLVQLYDSQGISPETIRIAAKKLGKKVEVPEDFYKKVGELHEKSMQATATYKEEKLPLDDAPDTRALYFDDYKLLNFQGKVVKVIGKHVILDQTAFYPTSGGQIHDLGKIDGHEVTEVFKQGSIIVHQMENEHHGLEEGMIVHGSIDRERRMQLAHHHTSTHIVNAAARRVLGNHINQASAKKTLEKATLDITHYESIDDATLKKIEDEANRIVMADIKVDKSFMPRNEAEKKYGVNIYQGGVVPGKSLRIVNIEGVDVEACGGTHLDHTNEVGEIKILKSTKIQDGIVRLTFTAGKAAQHAKGRSGDTIEEAAKLLGCNENQVPGRAEELFSKWKEIVKKGKQVGFDLTSTEEFGGDVLARAAEILRTQPEHVPKTIRRFLDEIEAKKK; the protein is encoded by the coding sequence ATGATTCCGGACAGGGACATAAAGAAAATTTTCAAGGAAAAGGCGAGCAGGGAGCCAGATAAATATTATGCCACAGGTGTATTGGCAGCAGAGGGGTTCAAAAGGGCAAGGTGCGGCAATTGCAGCAGGTTTTTCTGGTCGACAACCGAAAGCAAGGTCTGCGGCGATCCTGCGTGCTCGGGAGGCTTTCGCTTCTTTGACAGCCCGCCTGCAAAGAAAAGGCTGACATACATTGAAATTTGGCAGGAATTTGCCAGGCATTTCAGGAAATTGGGCTACACTCCGATTGAGCGCTATCCTGTTGTGGCCAGATGGAGGGAGGATACTGATTTTGTGCAGGCAAGCATCTATGACTTCCAGCCTTATGTCGTTTCAGGTGAAGTTGAGCCGCCCGCAAACCCATTGGTTGTCCCGCAGTTCTGCCTGAGATTTAACGACATTGACAATGTGGGAATAACCGGGTCGCATAACACCGGGTTCGTGATGATAGGCCAGCATGCTTTTGTGCCACCCAAGGATTATGACCAGCCAAAATATTTCAGGGACATACAAAGCTGGCTCAAGGAGGGGATAGGGCTGCCGAACCATGAAATTACTTTTCATGAGGATGCATGGGCAGGCGGCGGCAATTTCGGGCCTTGCATGGAATTTTTCAGCCGTGGCCTTGAGCTTGGCAACCAGGTTTACATGTCCTATGAGCAAACGCCAGGCCCAGTAGGATACAAGGAACTGAGCCTGAAAGTGCTTGATATGGGCATGGGGCAGGAAAGGAATGCATGGTTTACCCAGGCTAAGAGCACAAGCTATGAAACAACATTCCCGACTGTGTGCGAATTCCTGTACAAGAGAACAGGCATCACGCCAAACCGTGACATTCTCAGAAAATTCCTGCCTTACTCATCCTACCTCAATATAGACGAAGTGGAGAGCATTGACAAGACCTGGCAATTTGTGGCTGGAAAAGTCGGCACTGATGTACAGGCATTGAAAAATGAAGTTCTTCCGCTGGCAGCCATTTATTCCATTGCGGACCACAGCAGAAGCTTGCTGTTTGCATTGAACGACGGCGCACTGCCAAGCAATGTTGGCGGCGGATACAATCTGCGCGTGATTCTCAGGAGGGCGCTGTCATTCATTGACCAGTACAATTGGGATATTGACCTCCCCGAATTGTGCAAAATGCATGCTGCATACCTGAAGCCGATATTTCCGGAAGTTTCCAAGAACCTGAATGAAGTTACGCAGATACTTGAAGTTGAAAGGAAAAAATATATTGCCACCAGGGAAAAGACCGGCCAGATAGTTTCCAGCCTGCTTAAGCATGGCGAAATCAGCAATGAAAAGCTTGTGCAATTGTATGACAGCCAGGGGATTTCGCCGGAAACAATAAGGATTGCTGCAAAAAAGCTTGGAAAAAAAGTGGAAGTGCCTGAAGATTTCTACAAAAAGGTTGGAGAGCTGCACGAAAAGAGCATGCAGGCTACTGCGACATACAAGGAAGAGAAGCTTCCACTGGATGATGCGCCAGACACCCGGGCATTGTATTTTGATGATTACAAGCTCTTGAATTTCCAGGGAAAGGTTGTCAAGGTCATTGGGAAGCATGTCATTCTCGACCAGACCGCATTTTATCCGACTTCTGGCGGCCAGATACATGACCTTGGGAAAATTGATGGTCATGAAGTGACAGAAGTGTTCAAGCAGGGCAGCATAATTGTGCACCAGATGGAAAATGAGCATCACGGGCTGGAAGAGGGGATGATTGTCCATGGGTCAATAGATAGGGAAAGGAGGATGCAGCTTGCTCACCACCACACTTCAACCCATATAGTCAATGCCGCGGCGCGCAGGGTGCTTGGAAACCACATCAACCAGGCAAGCGCAAAGAAAACCTTGGAAAAGGCAACACTTGACATAACGCATTACGAAAGCATAGATGATGCAACATTGAAAAAAATAGAGGACGAGGCTAACAGGATTGTCATGGCAGATATAAAAGTTGACAAAAGCTTTATGCCAAGGAATGAGGCGGAAAAAAAATACGGCGTGAACATTTACCAGGGAGGTGTAGTGCCGGGCAAGAGCCTGAGAATCGTGAATATTGAAGGGGTTGATGTTGAAGCATGCGGCGGAACCCACCTTGACCATACAAATGAAGTTGGCGAGATAAAAATCCTTAAGTCGACAAAAATTCAGGACGGAATAGTGCGCCTTACATTTACAGCAGGCAAGGCTGCCCAGCATGCAAAGGGCAGATCAGGTGATACGATTGAAGAGGCTGCCAAGCTGCTTGGATGCAATGAAA
- a CDS encoding endonuclease V, producing MINLEKLRAEQDKLAKKVITHDTFENEDIKTIGGIDQTYTSNNRIISAAVVIDRKSLKEIEAKYSVMEVNFPYIPGFLSYRELPAMVEAYRMLEQRPDMIIIDGNGILHPRRLGLASHLGILLDAVTIGVAKNLLSGEVDGERVIIDKEVRGYRLVTKEHANPIFISPGHKIGLASAIDLAKKLIIPPHKLPEPVHLAHKLANRVKKELKDAEDAVKGVAPSPA from the coding sequence ATGATTAACCTGGAGAAGCTCAGGGCCGAGCAGGACAAGCTGGCCAAGAAAGTCATTACGCACGACACTTTTGAGAATGAGGACATTAAAACCATTGGCGGCATTGACCAGACTTACACCAGCAATAACCGCATAATTTCTGCAGCTGTTGTGATTGACAGGAAATCCCTTAAGGAGATTGAGGCCAAGTATTCAGTGATGGAAGTCAATTTCCCTTACATACCCGGGTTTTTGAGCTATAGGGAATTGCCTGCAATGGTTGAGGCCTACAGGATGCTGGAGCAAAGGCCCGACATGATTATCATAGATGGCAATGGCATCCTGCACCCAAGGCGCCTGGGCCTGGCAAGCCACCTCGGCATACTTCTTGATGCTGTCACAATAGGAGTGGCCAAAAACCTCCTGAGCGGCGAGGTTGATGGCGAAAGGGTGATAATAGACAAGGAGGTTAGAGGCTACAGGCTGGTCACCAAGGAACATGCCAATCCAATATTCATATCGCCCGGCCATAAGATAGGCCTGGCAAGCGCCATAGACCTGGCCAAGAAACTGATTATCCCCCCTCACAAGCTTCCCGAACCGGTTCATCTTGCGCACAAGCTTGCAAACAGGGTCAAGAAGGAGCTCAAAGACGCCGAGGATGCTGTCAAGGGCGTTGCACCCAGCCCGGCCTGA
- a CDS encoding NUDIX domain-containing protein: MVATDATLSESSAGFVIFRNEGNHRLYLLLHHSVGHWDYAKGHIEPGENEEQAARREAKEETGITDLRILEGFKEKITYHFKRAGKFITKSVVFYAAETAQDRIILSSEHTAFKWLAYPAAIKQITYDSSKELLGKAEIIGTLFLTNK, from the coding sequence ATGGTCGCAACAGATGCCACATTGTCAGAATCATCAGCCGGTTTTGTGATATTCCGGAATGAAGGGAATCACAGGCTGTACCTGCTCCTGCACCACTCTGTAGGCCACTGGGATTATGCAAAAGGACATATAGAGCCGGGCGAAAACGAAGAGCAGGCTGCAAGGAGAGAGGCAAAGGAGGAAACAGGCATCACTGACCTCAGGATACTGGAGGGATTCAAGGAGAAAATAACCTACCATTTCAAGAGGGCTGGCAAATTCATAACCAAGAGCGTTGTTTTTTATGCAGCGGAAACAGCGCAGGACAGGATAATCCTGTCTTCGGAGCACACTGCATTCAAATGGCTTGCGTATCCGGCGGCAATTAAGCAGATAACCTATGACAGCAGCAAGGAACTTCTAGGCAAGGCAGAAATAATCGGAACTTTGTTCCTAACGAATAAGTGA